In Brassica rapa cultivar Chiifu-401-42 chromosome A06, CAAS_Brap_v3.01, whole genome shotgun sequence, a single window of DNA contains:
- the LOC103873866 gene encoding fatty acid amide hydrolase, with product MPLCFPKLSSHNGGNAIGSLRLGKYTRWFNDVNSSEISDKCENILKLLSNNHGCEVKQVVEIVVPELEEMRAAHVVSIGSAALRSLTPYCEAGKNSKLSYDTRTSFAIFRSFSASDYISSQCIRRRLMEYHLDIFKNVDVIVTPTTGMTAPVIPPDALKNGETNFQVTAYLMRFVVAANLLGFLAISVPVGYDKEGLPIGLQIMGRPWAEATVLALAPAVEELAPVTKKPAVFHDVLNTNRVHTDLPEK from the exons ATGCCACTCTGTTTTCCGAAGTTATCGTCTCACAACGGAGGCAATGCTATAGGATCTCTACGACTAGGGAAATATACTAGG TGGTTCAATGATGTTAATTCAAGTGAAATCTCTGACAAATGCGAAAACATCCTTAAGCTCTTATCAAACAATCATGGTTGCGAAGTAAAGCAGGTAGTGGAAATAGTGGTTCCTGAACTAGAAGAGATGCGTGCAGCTCATGTTGTGTCGATCGGATCTGCGGCACTGCGTTCTCTTACTCCTTACTGTGAGGCTGG gaaaaattcaaaattatctTATGATACTCGCACCAGTTTTGCGATCTTCCGGTCTTTCTCTGCTTCAGACTATATTTCTTCTCAATGTATTAG GCGAAGATTGATGGAGTATCACCTGGATATCTTCAAAAACGTTGATGTTATTGTGACCCCTACAACTGG TATGACAGCCCCTGTGATACCCCCTGACGCTCTGAAAAACGGAGAAACCAATTTTCAAGTAACAG CTTATTTGATGCGATTTGTTGTAGCTGCAAACCTCCTGGGATTCCTAGCCATATCTGTACCC GTTGGGTATGATAAGGAAGGGCTTCCAATAGGATTACAAATCATGGGAAGACCTTGGGCTGAAGCTACCGTCCTTGCTTTAGCTCCTGCTGTTGAG GAACTTGCTCCAGTAACCAAGAAACCTGCTGTATTTCATGATGTGCTCAATACAAACAGAGTCCATACTGATTTGCCAGAGAAGTGA
- the LOC103873870 gene encoding phosphoglycerate mutase-like protein 1, which translates to METGAGIGLYPLHRCKNIYLVRHAQGIHNVDGDKNYKAYMSHDYFDAELTQLGWQQVDNLRKHVRSSGLHKKIELVISSPLMRTMQTAVGVFGGDGYTDMSDVLPLMVANAGNSNRAAISSSNCPPIITEESCREHLGVHPCDQRRSISDYQFLFPAIDFSLIESDEDILWKADVRETIEELAARGKKFLNWLWTRKEKEIAIVTHSGFLFHTLNALQNECHPDVKKEICSHFANCELRSMVIVDRSMLGSDSSVTDYPGKIPKGIDLPSDAVVENDNNIKA; encoded by the exons ATGGAGACTGGGGCTGGGATTGGTTTGTACCCGCTTCACCGCTGCAAAAACATCTACCTa GTGAGACATGCTCAAGGGATTCACAATGTTGATGGGGACAAGAACTATAAGGCTTACATGTCTCATGACTACTTTGATGCTGAGTTGACCCAACTTGGCTGGCAACAG GTAGATAATTTGCGTAAGCATGTTCGTTCCAGTGGACTTCACAAGAAGATTGAGTTGGTCATCTCGTCTCCACTCATGAG AACAATGCAAACTGCTGTTGGTGTTTTCGGTGGAGATGGCTACACGGATATGAGCGATGTACTACCTCTAATGGTAGCAAATGCAGGAAACAGCAACCGTGCAGCTATATCGAGTTCAAACTGCCCACCAATCATTACAGAGGAGTCCTGCAGAGAACATTTG GGGGTGCATCCATGCGATCAGAGAAGAAGCATCAGCGACTATCAGTTTCTTTTCCCGGCAATTGACTTTTCACTG ATAGAAAGCGACGAAGACATTTTGTGGAAGGCTGATGTTAGAGAAACAATCGAAGAACTTGCAGCTAGAGGCAAAAAATTCCTCAACTG GCTATGGACAAGGAAAGAAAAAGAGATAGCGATTGTGACACACAGTGGTTTCTTGTTTCACACACTGAATGCTCTACAGAATGAGTGCCATCCAGATGTTAAGAAGGAAATTTGCAGCCA CTTTGCGAATTGCGAGCTACGTTCAATGGTCATCGTTGATAGAAG TATGTTGGGCTCGGACAGTTCGGTGACTGATTATCCAGGGAAGATTCCAAAGGGGATTGATCTTCCAAGTGATGCTGTTGTAGAGAATGATAATAACATCAAAGCTTAA
- the LOC103873871 gene encoding protein trichome birefringence-like 12 isoform X2, producing the protein MEFGSRRTYTTMPSKLRSSRLLLISLLLLLFYSTTLLRRPTPPNLLSPPPCDLFSGRWVYTPETPKPLYDETCPFHRNAWNCLKNKRENMEVINSWRWVPDGCGLSRIDPTRFLERMRNKNIGFVGDSLNENFVVSLLCILRVADPSAVKWKKKKAWRGSYFPKFNVTVAYHRSVLLAKYNREANEDGVKGAYRVDVDVPADEWINVTSFYHVLIFNSGHWWGYDKFPKETPLVFYRKGKPIHPPLDIIQGFEVVLQHMVSYIQRQVPAKTLKFWRLQSPRHFYGGDWNQNGSCLLDKPLAKDQEQWSEQRSKKD; encoded by the exons ATGGAGTTCGGATCCAGACGAACCTACACGACGATGCCGTCCAAGCTCCGATCTTCACGTCTCTTACTCATTtctctcctccttctcctcttctACTCCACCACCCTTCTCCGCCGTCCCACCCCTCCAAACCTCCTCTCTCCTCCGCCGTGCGATCTCTTCTCCGGCCGATGGGTCTACACTCCAGAAACCCCGAAGCCCCTGTACGACGAGACGTGCCCGTTCCACAGAAACGCTTGGAACTGCTTAAAGAACAAGCGAGAGAACATGGAGGTGATCAATTCGTGGAGATGGGTGCCCGACGGGTGCGGGCTGAGTCGGATTGACCCGACCCGGTTTCTAGAGAGGATGAGGAACAAGAACATAGGCTTCGTAGGGGATTCTCTGAACGAGAATTTCGTGGTTTCGTTGCTGTGTATACTTAGAGTGGCAGATCCGAGTGCTGTCAAgtggaaaaagaagaaagctTGGCGTGGTTCTTACTTCCCTAAGTTTAATGTCACTGTGGCTTATCACAGATCCGTTCTTCTCGCTAAATACAA CCGAGAAGCTAATGAAGACGGAGTTAAAGGAGCTTATCGAGTAGATGTTGATGTTCCTGCTGATGAGTGGATCAATGTCACTAGCTTCTACCATGTTCTCATTTTTAACTCTGGCCATTG GTGGGGTTACGATAAGTTTCCTAAAGAGACACCTCTTGTCTTCTACCGAAAGGGAAAGCCGATACATCCTCCTCTTGATATAATCCAAGGATTTGAAGTAGTCCTTCAACATATGGTTTCTTATATCCAGCGACAAGTCCCGGCAAAGACCCTTAAGTTCTGGCGCTTGCAATCACCGAGGCATTTCTATGGCGGTGATTGGAACCAGAACGGTAGTTGTTTGCTCGATAAACCACTCGCCAAAGACCAG GAACAATGGAGTGAACAAAGAAGCAAGAAGGATTAA
- the LOC103873871 gene encoding protein trichome birefringence-like 12 isoform X1, whose amino-acid sequence MEFGSRRTYTTMPSKLRSSRLLLISLLLLLFYSTTLLRRPTPPNLLSPPPCDLFSGRWVYTPETPKPLYDETCPFHRNAWNCLKNKRENMEVINSWRWVPDGCGLSRIDPTRFLERMRNKNIGFVGDSLNENFVVSLLCILRVADPSAVKWKKKKAWRGSYFPKFNVTVAYHRSVLLAKYNREANEDGVKGAYRVDVDVPADEWINVTSFYHVLIFNSGHWWGYDKFPKETPLVFYRKGKPIHPPLDIIQGFEVVLQHMVSYIQRQVPAKTLKFWRLQSPRHFYGGDWNQNGSCLLDKPLAKDQLDLWFDPRNNGVNKEARRINQIIKSELQNTEIKLLDLTHLSEYRADAHPAIWLGKQDAVAIWGQDCMHWCLPGVPDTWVDILAELILSNSKTE is encoded by the exons ATGGAGTTCGGATCCAGACGAACCTACACGACGATGCCGTCCAAGCTCCGATCTTCACGTCTCTTACTCATTtctctcctccttctcctcttctACTCCACCACCCTTCTCCGCCGTCCCACCCCTCCAAACCTCCTCTCTCCTCCGCCGTGCGATCTCTTCTCCGGCCGATGGGTCTACACTCCAGAAACCCCGAAGCCCCTGTACGACGAGACGTGCCCGTTCCACAGAAACGCTTGGAACTGCTTAAAGAACAAGCGAGAGAACATGGAGGTGATCAATTCGTGGAGATGGGTGCCCGACGGGTGCGGGCTGAGTCGGATTGACCCGACCCGGTTTCTAGAGAGGATGAGGAACAAGAACATAGGCTTCGTAGGGGATTCTCTGAACGAGAATTTCGTGGTTTCGTTGCTGTGTATACTTAGAGTGGCAGATCCGAGTGCTGTCAAgtggaaaaagaagaaagctTGGCGTGGTTCTTACTTCCCTAAGTTTAATGTCACTGTGGCTTATCACAGATCCGTTCTTCTCGCTAAATACAA CCGAGAAGCTAATGAAGACGGAGTTAAAGGAGCTTATCGAGTAGATGTTGATGTTCCTGCTGATGAGTGGATCAATGTCACTAGCTTCTACCATGTTCTCATTTTTAACTCTGGCCATTG GTGGGGTTACGATAAGTTTCCTAAAGAGACACCTCTTGTCTTCTACCGAAAGGGAAAGCCGATACATCCTCCTCTTGATATAATCCAAGGATTTGAAGTAGTCCTTCAACATATGGTTTCTTATATCCAGCGACAAGTCCCGGCAAAGACCCTTAAGTTCTGGCGCTTGCAATCACCGAGGCATTTCTATGGCGGTGATTGGAACCAGAACGGTAGTTGTTTGCTCGATAAACCACTCGCCAAAGACCAG CTTGACTTGTGGTTTGATCCCAGGAACAATGGAGTGAACAAAGAAGCAAGAAGGATTAATCAAATTATCAAGAGCGAGTTGCAAAACACAGAGATCAAGCTACTTGATCTGACCCATCTGAGCGAATACAGAGCAGATGCTCATCCTGCTATCTGGTTAGGGAAACAGGATGCGGTGGCCATATGGGGACAAGACTGTATGCATTGGTGCCTACCTGGTGTTCCAGACACATGGGTGGATATCTTAGCTGAACTCATTCTCAGTAACTCAAAAACAGAGTGA
- the LOC103873872 gene encoding uncharacterized protein LOC103873872, with product MSLRLLHLLPQNTSFNRNLEFSRVLTRPVTRIQCIRREDEDDGIISNRRTRKAKNKKKKTMSDSELAKDLAREIGKANTVSEQRREAMKKSGEILWGEFCKHVGLKEEEMRVKWRKIGEEEKVVLVREFVDEWGVDFQPLSVRSVKEMVEEECLVSDKTTEPSSSSSSAMSSFSGLFPGLKRIIGFE from the coding sequence ATGTCGCTGAGGTTACTTCATCTTCTACCCCAAAACACTTCCTTCAATCGGAATCTCGAGTTTAGCCGTGTGTTGACCCGACCCGTAACCAGGATTCAGTGCATCAGGAGAGAGGATGAAGACGATGGCATCATCAGCAACAGGAGGACGAGGAAGGccaagaataagaagaagaaaacaatgaGCGATTCGGAGCTGGCGAAGGATTTGGCGAGAGAGATCGGGAAGGCGAACACGGTGTCGGAACAGAGACGAGAAGCGATGAAGAAGAGCGGTGAGATTCTGTGGGGAGAGTTCTGTAAGCATGTGGGTTTGAAAGAAGAGGAGATGAGGGTTAAATGGAGGAAGattggagaagaagagaaagtggTTCTGGTTAGAGAGTTTGTGGATGAGTGGGGTGTTGATTTTCAGCCTTTGTCTGTTAGATCTGTTAAGGAAATGGTGGAGGAAGAGTGTTTGGTTTCTGACAAAACAACCgagccttcttcttcttcttcttctgcgaTGTCTTCGTTTTCTGGGTTGTTTCCTGGTCTAAAGAGAATCATAGGCTTTGAGTAA
- the LOC103873873 gene encoding probable sphingolipid transporter spinster homolog 2, producing the protein MDVVDGGVDRGQNRRATMERDSDDKIADPSWFSPKKLLFVFCVVNLINYIDRGAIASNGVNGSLGTCTSTGTCSSGSGIQGDFNLSNFQDGVLSSAFMVGLLVASPIFASVAKSVNPFRLIGIGLSIWTLAVIGCGLSFDFWSITFCRMFVGVGEASFVSLAAPFIDDNAPHAQKSAWLAMFYMCIPTGYALGYVYGGLVGSVLPWRAAFWGEAILMLPFAVLGFVIKPLHLKGFAPDDKGKNRTDNLNVLPTGYGFSAVLKDLKLLLVDKVYVTNILGYIAYNFVLGAYSYWGPKAGYNIYKMENADMIFGGITVICGIVGTLSGGVVLDFMDATISNAFKLLSVSTFIGGLFCFAAFCFKSMYAFLALFAVGELLVFATQGPVNFIVLHCVKPSLRPLAMAMSTVSIHIFGDVPSSPLVGVLQDYVHNWRVTALVLTFVLFPAAAIWFIGIFLNSVDRYNEDSEPDAVTRESAVAPLLEEA; encoded by the exons ATGGATGTTGTAGACGGAGGAGTTGATCGGGGGCAAAACCGTAGAGCAACTATGGAGAGGGATTCAGATGATAAGATCGCAGACCCTTCTTGGTTCTCTCCTAAAAA GCTTCTCTTTGTGTTTTGTGTAGTCAACttgataaattatatagatCGTGGAGCTATAGCAAGTAACGGTGTGAATGGGAGTCTTGGTACTTGCACCTCGACTGGTACATGTTCATCTGGCAGCGGAATACA GGGGGATTTCAACTTGAGCAATTTTCAAGATGGAGTTTTGTCTTCTGCTTTCATGGTTGGCCTTCTTGTCGCCTCTCCTATCTTTGCTTCTGTAGCCAAGAG TGTTAATCCGTTTAGACTTATTGGAATTGGATTATCCATATGGACTCTGGCTGTGATTGGCTGTGGTTTATCCTTTGATTTCTGGTCCATCACATTCTGTCGAAT GTTTGTTGGTGTTGGTGAGGCATCATTTGTAAGCCTCGCTGCCCCATTTATCGACGATAATGCCCCTCATGCTCAG AAATCGGCGTGGCTTGCTATGTTCTACATGTGTATTCCGACAGGATATGCTCTTGGCTATGTATATGGTGGACTG GTGGGGAGTGTTCTTCCGTGGCGTGCTGCATTTTGGGGAGAAGCAATACTTATGCTTCCTTTTGCTGTTCTAGGTTTTGTTATCAAACCCTTGCATCTGAAAG GTTTCGCTCCAGATGATAAAGGAAAAAACAGGACAGATAACTTAAACGTTTTACCAACTGGTTATGGGTTCTCAGCTGTCTTGAAAGACTTGAAACTGCTTTTGGTAGATAAGGTTTATGTTACAAACATTCTCG GGTATATTGCTTACAACTTTGTCTTAGGCGCATATTCTTATTGGGGTCCAAAGGCTGgttataacatatacaaaatg GAAAACGCTGATATGATATTTGGAGGGATTACAGTTATCTGTGGAATCGTTGGAACATTGTCTGGAGGAGTGGTCTTAGATTTCATGGATGCTACAATCTCAAATGCTTTCAAG CTACTATCAGTTTCAACATTTATAGGAGGGTTGTTCTGCTTTGCTGCTTTCTGTTTCAAGAGCATGTATGCCTTTCTAGCTCTTTTTGCTGTTGGTGAACTTCTCGTCTTTGCCACTCAG GGTCCTGTGAATTTCATAGTTCTCCATTGTGTGAAACCAAGTTTGAGACCACTTGCAATGGCCATGTCTACTGTCTCCATCCACATCTTTGGAGATGTTCCTTCCTCACCACTCGTTGGAGTTCTTCAG GACTACGTGCACAACTGGAGAGTGACCGCTCTTGTTCTTACATTTGTTCTCTTTCCAGCTGCTGCAATTTGGTTCATAG GGATCTTCCTAAACAGTGTGGATCGTTATAACGAAGATTCGGAGCCTGATGCAGTGACCAGAGAATCAGCCGTTGCCCCCCTTCTGGAGGAAGCATGA
- the LOC103873874 gene encoding uncharacterized protein LOC103873874, which translates to MMGRRSLVGVGALFLILLTTFPSSRALVSSPEANHHYPKAISDLKEAIVKGLGFQSEEVKISGFDVRDALVGHAVSYEFDLEIDKKVLPIKLLEDVNRWEYVDLPIFQVEQPNGPVDENGLVPMRNKKKSGDVSPVLAPFQLAGPMELWIQDANDMRLSLPYDVDAGVLKKVILGDGAVVTVKGARSVSLRHPIDLPLPLNQSSSEFASGLLSLAEQLRRGASSTDQETPLLSLRIVGPTSLASTSQSPESKLKLKRLAPGLVELSSMSKDKGSSSSSVTTIDGVTTTVLTPREFTTMWPITSINGSNANLLGFEKLLTSVLGPKAQEEGSFKVLKANVAAQTFMKIGFGVERKLREGDLEGLNFPEWRTKPKTMRMHFEVLAKVDGDKVVPENVMRVDPIPLEDTVAQNVITGNVTMSKLPIVQPPPSPFTL; encoded by the exons ATGATGGGTCGCAGATCATTGGTTGGTGTCGGAGCTCTGTTTCTGATTCTCTTAACAACGTTTCCATCGTCAAGAGCTTTGGTTTCGTCTCCTGAAGCTAACCATCATTACCCTAAAGCCATCTCG GATTTGAAGGAAGCAATTGTGAAGGGACTTGGGTTCCAATCAGAAGAAGTCAAGATCTCTGGGTTTGATGTGAGGGATGCATTGGTAGGGCATGCTGTTTCTTATGAGTTTGATCTTGAGATTGATAAGAAAGTTCTTCCCATCAAGCTTCTTGAAGATGTGAACCGATGGGAGTACGTTGACCTCCCAATTTTCCAAGTGGAACAACCTAATGGACCTGTGGATGAGAATGGTTTGGTTCCTATGAGGAACAAGAAGAAGTCTGGTGATGTTTCGCCTGTTTTAGCTCCGTTTCAACTCGCTGGCCCCATGGAACTTTGGATCCAAGATGCTAACGACATGCGTCTTTCATTGCCt TATGATGTGGATGCTGGTGTTTTGAAGAAAGTGATATTAGGAGATGGTGCTGTTGTTACTGTCAAAGGAGCTAGATCAGTTAGCCTGCGTCACCCTATTGATTTGCCACTTCCATTAAACCAAAGCTCCAGCGAGTTTGCCTCTGGTCTTCTCTCATTAGCTGAGCAGCTTCGACGTGGTGCTTCATCAACTGATCAAGAAACCCCACTTCTCTCTCTCCGCATTGTTGGTCCTACTTCACTTGCATCGACCTCGCAGTCTCCTGAGAGCAAACTCaagcttaagcgccttgccCCTGGACTTGTGGAACTATCTTCCATGTCTAAAGACAaaggtagtagtagtagtagtgtCACAACAATTGACGGTGTTACTACAACTGTCCTCACGCCAAGGGAGTTCACAACCATGTGGCCGATCACTTCAATCAACGGCTCAAACGCTAACTTACTCGGCTTTGAGAAGCTGTTGACCTCTGTTTTAGGTCCCAAAGCTCAGGAAGAAGGTTCTTTTAAGGTGCTGAAAGCAAATGTTGCAGCTCAAACGTTTATGAAGATTGGTTTTGGTGTAGAGAGGAAGCTGAGGGAAGGTGATCTTGAAGGATTAAACTTTCCAGAATGGagaacaaaaccaaaaacaatgcGAATGCATTTTGAGGTTCTTGCTAAGGTTGATGGTGACAAGGTTGTGCCAGAGAATGTAATGAGGGTTGATCCTATACCGTTGGAGGATACGGTTGCGCAGAATGTGATTACTGGAAATGTAACCATGTCGAAACTTCCAATCGTTCAGCCTCCTCCAAGCCCTTTCACCTTGTAA